Part of the Montipora foliosa isolate CH-2021 chromosome 13, ASM3666993v2, whole genome shotgun sequence genome is shown below.
TGGAGCTTCATCACTTATCCCACAAGCACACGAGAAAGCCATTTAGGTGCACTGTATGAACCATCGCCTTAATCTTTGTGTTTCTGACACTTGTTCCTTAGCACTTGTAAGTACCATGATGAATGTTGTGAGAGCACTTTCTGATTTTTTCAACAATTCACCAAAACGACAGTAGTGTTTAATAGCCAAAACTAAAGAAATACTGCCTAATAACAACCACCGTGTGCTAATTGCTGTGTGCAGAACAAGATGGATCTCCGGAATTGATAGTATTGACGGATTGTTGAACTTTTACGAGCAATTATCTCGTTACTGGAAGACATTACTTTGAACAGTGACATACAGGTAGATGAGAACACAGCAATGGAAAATTGTAATATCAAAAGTAGAAATGATGAAGAGAATGTGATTAATGCAGTCAATTTCCCTTTCATTGTCTCAGTGGTAATTGTCAGACATATCTTGGATTTAACTAGGCCCTTAACAGTTAAACTATGAAGGAAAGAAATGGATCTTTTGAAAGCAAAGGACGAAATTGCGAGTTTGAAGTCAGATCTAAGCCAAATGCAAGCTGACATTGATGCAAGAGATCACCACCTCTACACTGAAGCTGTCAATCTGGCAAGAAGTGTTTCAGTTGAACCCAGTATGCCAAGAATAGTTCGAAGACAAGTGTACAGAGCAAATGCTCAAGACCCAACTCCTGAAGGCTATTGCAAACTAAATTTTACAAGAGTTTTCCTTGACCTCTCCCTACAGCAACTTAATGCTAGATTTCATGATGAGGTGTATCTTTACTACAAAGGATTGTCAATAATTCCATCCGTTTTACTGGTAAACAATTTGAATTGGAGGCAAAATGTTCAAGAGTTTTGTGAAAATTACAGACAAGACATTGAGTCTTCCTAATGCTGCTGGCCTTGATGAAGAACTTCATTTATGTGAAAGGATGCGGAGAGATCAACAAGCTAGACAAGCAGATATACCTGAAAGAATATCAGATACCCTTAAATTGGTTGACAAACAAGCATTTGTGGATATTTTTACCATTCTACAAATTCTGGCTACTGTTCCTATTTCCTCATCATCCTGTGAGCGTTCAATATCAACTTTAAGGAACCTGAAGAACTATTTAAGAAACACTATGGGCCAGGAAAGACTAAATGGACTGGCATTGAGGCAATCACACGTGAACTTTGATATGAATTCAATTGTTGACTTATTTGCCAATTTACACCCAAGAAGAATGAGGGTAGCAAACATTTTACAAGTAGACGAGAACAATGGATGAACAATAACTTCATATTAATAATTATAGTCAGCAGATAAGACAACAACGTTTCTAGAGTAATTGTGAGTTATGTTCCATCAAGATTCACTCTTTTAAATTGATAGAGAACAGTACAGAAACAAATATTGCTGTCTTTGTGCTGAACTGATAGaagagaaatatatttttcaccctttcttattagatgttttttaatttttgattttctaAATTTGTAATTTCCTCAGTTTTGTCCATCTGAGCCCAATAAATCAGGATGGAACTAGTCACGAAAAATCCTAGATCCACCCCTGGGCTTTCCTAGGCAGCCAGGACTCTCTCCTTTAGTatgtattctatttttttttttaatgaaatttaGGAGAGAGAAGAATAAACTATAAATAAAGATTTCCTACGGTTAAATTAGTAGAAGCCCATTGGAATTCATCAAGTAAGAAAAAGAGGAACCGAAGCTTGAAGGAAAGAGTCTTGCTGTGTGCCATAGTGAAAAGGCAGGATTACTGAATCAATATTTTTCGACCATCGGAACAAAGCCCAGAGCGAGTGACCAACCTTGTCCTGCGGAGGAGTCAAACAGAAGGTTAGTGGCGGTGGAGTCAAACAGAAAGTTAGTGCACTGTTCGTCGCGCTCTCGGCGCAAAGAACAGTGCACTAAGTTGTATAATCTCCTCGGTTGATCACAATCTGTGATTCTTACTTGCTCCTAAACATGAGAATCGTTACGATCTTAGGAAAAAAGAGCTTACGACCTTCCTCGCGCGCGCACCAACCATTCCCAGTGCTCGTTCATCACAGCAATGTGCAGATTAGCAAACAACAACCTAGTGTAAATACTCGTACATAGTTTATCGATTCTTAGCTTAGTATTTCTATCAAGTTATAGCTTTTCAACAAAACCTGTACTATAGCAGTTTCATACATTTTCTGTATTTATTGTGAAGTATTATTCaattcagccttttggctgcaTGTATAGGAATTTTTAAATAAACTGTCTATCTATTTATTAATCACATTTTCcacatttcaattttatttcctttttccaGTTGAGTATTTTATTTCGTCATTTAACCAACGATGTTTTTTTggcacatttttgtttttttcagagccgttccttttcttggttcaggaacggtcccctcttgaaaagcgagaacagattgttcttcttttttgtgttccttttgatgagaTAGGAACGTGCTTTAATACTACTTGAGAAGAAAATGGTCATTTATTGCTAAAGGGGGAGCCAATTGTTCCGAGTagcgaatcccgagcggaacaaactgatccttaaagtgcccctgtgaccaaaaaatcaattcatttttttctttggatttcaaaaccatgttaacaaaacactaagtgacccacgttttaagccttgatttcaaaaggacgcctctttattttaactgtaattttcctatttaatggtccgccattactaacattatgttcttgagagagctggatcgaggagaaaatgacgtcaaaggctcactagtttaagaatgcaatacgtgtgtacgccgcagaattaatattcagcacgggggttttgggcttttagacttttaaactcacgctttgcatatataataagctgcgttcacacgctgaaattttaagctagtgagcctctgacgtcacttttccctggatccaaccgtctgaggtccaatcggtcagttttgaacgtgagtaatggtggaccgtgaaatccaaaacttacactcaaggtaaacggcctttggataaaaatcaaagctcaaaattttgccagtcaggtgttaagcaaacacactttcaaaatctgaaggaaaaaaagaagtggtttttttgatcacaggggcactttaatggatgatttgggaaTTGTTGTTCCTCAaagtgtgttccttttgatgacaTGGGAGCGTGGTTTTATAAAAAATACGGAACATAATGGTCCTTTCTTGTTAAAACAAATTTGACCTTTTTGGATGATTTGGGAACTGTTTCCAAAAATGTGCTCTTTTTGATAAAATGGGAACCATTGTTCCGAGTTTCGAatcacgagcggaacaaattcgTCCTTTACGCGTGATTTGAGATCAATTCGTCTTAATAACGCGTTTATACTTCAGTTGTCATTATTTAAAAAGCGTTTGTTCCCAAAAAGCAAGAAgctaaggaaaggaactttatttaagcgtctaatcttctagcgctttTGAGCACCAACCGGAAACACTGTAAATAACACTGTTTTAAgaactttcctttcattttcaacaacacaaAGCACTTTAATACGTTCGCCCATTTGTGTGAAATTTTCAAACATaaatgtttagtttttttaGCTCATTTCTCTGTGCTTGCTATGAAATATAgccgtttgtttttttttatatttattgcacgaagagatatttgaagttctgttttatcgttAAACTATTATTGAGAACGgagacctttttttttcagttataagtTAATTTCAATTGTGACAGTGTGACGTAGAGCGCGTAGAAAGACTTTTTGCAAACCGGTTGTCCATGTTATTTATCGGCttaggtcggtccgtatagggaaaactGTGCCCTCGGCCTTGgaccgtactcaagacctcgggcacagtttttcgctatacagACCTCACAGACCATGAATAAACCTATTGAAACGATGAGTTAAATATTTGGAGGAAACTACTGTCCCAGCATGCAAAATGTAAAATGATGGTCTCCATCCACGGTTCAAAAATGAACACGGCGAGAAAGCTATGTGGACCGGCTTAGGCATGCGCAAGCATGGCGACCACGGCTACGAGAAGGACATCTAAGATTATGATTTTCCACTATTGTAATAAATTcacataaattaaatttattcggaatggaaagtgtgcaTCATTATtcctaaaaaaacaaacaaacaaacaaaagaaaaaaccgaTTTATTCTACTTGTAGGAATTTCCAAGAATTGAATACACGTGGGAGGCTGCAGGAATCGTCCAAAAAAACTAAATGTAGACGCTATTTTTGTTAAATGTTTATTATGACCAGATTTCAGgcaacaaaatataacttatcTTAGCAATACGGACCTTTCACTTGGGCAAAATGCAgccaaggaaagaaaaagctcCGAAAAGCTAGCAGCTAGCCAAAGCTATTTCCAAAGAACTCAAGCGAACTCAACTGAAGGAAACCGAACTTTGAGTCAGTGTCCCCGACATTTTTCAATCTTTTGCTTATGAATCCATACAAATCGGAACAAGCCGTCCCCGAATGTCCGCAATAAAAAGCCTGTTCGCAAACAAATGTTTCACTATATATCACAAAAAGGCGAGACGATTTTACAAAGGTCAATTCGCCCTTGGCACACGATACATCCAGCAGTTGTAAGGAATTTAAGTTTGTGCTATGAAGTTAGTTTCCCTAATCCATTAATTCTTCCCACTGCCGAAATTTGAGTGATTGATTCGTTGATAAAAGACCTACATATTAACTTTTCTTGAACTATTTATAAACGCTATCTTTGAAAATCAAGAACCGACCGTGTTAGAGAACTGTGGAGAGATATGAAtaggaaaaaagtgaaaaaaagattCTGCTGCTCTATCTACATGTctacaatcgtggacaaaaTGCTAAGGCGTTTTACAATTTTTAACATTGTAACGCACACCttaaaaaatgccaaaatttttTTGTCCAGGGTTGAAGACATTGTCAGCAGTAGCGTGTAACATTGATAGGATACTTGTTTATATAAAAACGCAGAcacaaacaaactttttttcccCATTTATTAATTCGATTTGACACAAGAAGTACGAGCTGTAATTAAAGTAATGCGATTTTATCGATATTATATCCAATAGATCCCTTGCAGATATTATGTCCTTCAGCTGACCGTGAACAGCGGTTGATGGTTGCTCATAACCCTTTTTCATTCTGAAAAATGAAGTCATTAAACGAtttcgtgaaaataaaaaataaaaatagaaataaaacaaataaataaacaaaagaaagggaTAGAAGAAATAAATAGAAAACGTCCTTAGCTGGCAGCTGTgaagaattatgaaaaaaaggtcaaaaacttcaaaaggcAAAAGTGGCTCGCAAAGGTGTCATGTGTAATGGAAGTTATGAAGACGGGATTCTGATAAAATCGAAGACGAATTTAGGATCACACTGCAACTAGTTTGGTCGTCAGACAAATTGAACCTTGTGGCAAAGGCATGGGAAAagggcttcaacatttgctttaacATTCGTTTCGATTTTGGTGAACGCTGATGAACGATGTTGACCCCTCCGATGGCAACGATTTCaaaaacatcatcaaaatttgATTCAAAGCTTCAACGGGGCCTGGTATTTAGCCTGCGGCTGTTACTATGGCTACCTGAGCAAACACCTAATTCCTCTTTCTTTCTGGCAATCACGCTTTCCAGCTCACTCAATGGCTTCACTTCCCCAGTCGATCCTGCAATTTTCACCAGTACGTCGCTGCGA
Proteins encoded:
- the LOC137981684 gene encoding 52 kDa repressor of the inhibitor of the protein kinase-like codes for the protein MFKSFVKITDKTLSLPNAAGLDEELHLCERMRRDQQARQADIPERISDTLKLVDKQAFVDIFTILQILATVPISSSSCERSISTLRNLKNYLRNTMGQERLNGLALRQSHVNFDMNSIVDLFANLHPRRMRVANILQVDENNG